The genome window GTGCGCCGGCAGCTCGTTTCAGCTCTCGACCGAGCCCGTGAATTTCAAGATTTCCATCTTGCTGTTGGATCCCGACTCCGAGCGCACGCATGCAAGCCACGGTGCTGGCACAATCCGCGCCGGTGGAAAAATTTTCCACATGGCTCTGCCCTTCCGCCACGCCAGCCAACATTGCATAACGATGCGAGATGGATTTATCGCCCGGAAGTCGCAGGCTTCCCGCAAGGTTCTTCGCGGGACGAACCAGAATGCTTGAACTCTCGGCCATTCAGGCAACCGCCGTTTCCAACATTGTGCCGAGTTGCCCGCTTAAGTACATGAAAATATTCATGCTAGCAACCATAACAAGACAACTTTCTCTTTCCAAACCCATCTCACTCAATGGTGCGCAAAAAAAGGCGCCCCGTTAGAGCGGCGGTACAAGGTCTTCCAGGTCTCCCCTACCTTTGAGTCCGACCCCCTCCGACCGACCCTTCTCAAGGTGGGCAGTATGTTGAACAGGATAACGCTTTTGTTAGTGGTAACCGCTCTCAACCTGGCCGCACTCCCGGGCGTAGCTCAACTTGTCGGTGAACCTGGGAATAAAGGCACTCTCTCTGGCAATGTTCTCACCTTGGATGGACGTCCGGTGCCGGACGCCCGCGTGGAGCTTCGTTCCCTCATGGCGGGTGAAATCGCGGCCACGGGCTTCACCAACCCCGACGGCAGTTTTGCTTTCAACCATGTTCCCGAGGGGCAGTATGAAGTGGAGGTCTCATCCGGCGTCGCTCAAACCAGCGAACGAGTGGAAGTGCGACAGATTAGCGACTCATTGACCGTGAAGATGCCTCGCGCGCAGCGGCAACGCGAGCAGGACGGTCAGCAAACCATCTCTGTCAACCAACTTAAAGTACCTGAGCGGGCAAGTTCGCTGTTTGAAAAAGCCAGGCAGGCGTTTTCTCAGGGAAGGATAGACCGCGCGGGCGAGTTGCTGGACAAAGCCATAGCAGTATTCCCCAACTATGCAGAAGCGCTCACCCTGCGCGGCGTAGTGAAACTGAATGCAAACCAGGTGCAGCAAGCTGCTGCAGATGTGCAACATGCCATCGAGTGCGACCCCAGTTACGGTATGGCTTATATGGTCATGGGGGCCGTTCTGAATTCGCAAGGCGAATTTCAACAGGCTTTGAGGCCGCTGGAGCGCGCCGCAACCCTGTTGCCGGCGACGTGGCAGGTTTACTTCGAAAACAGCAGAGCGCTATTGGGACTTAACAAATTCTCAGAGGCCATCAAGCAAGCTGACAAAGCTCTCTCGCTCAACGGAAACCGCGCGCCCATGATCCACCTGGTGAAGGGCTATGCTTATGTCGGCCTGAAGAATTATTCCAGTGCAACACCAGAGTTGGAGGCGTTTCTCAGTGGCGAACCCAACGGCGCCAACTCTGAGCATGCCCGGCTAACGTTGGAAGGTGCACGCACGCACTTGCAGAATGCCAGCGCTCGCGTCAGCACCCTGGAACACGGCGTTGCTTCCGGCGGCAACCGCGAAACCCTGGGCGGCAAAAACTGAAATCAGAGGCGGGCGTGCGCTTCGGCAGTGACTTCTTTTAGGACCTCGGCCGGAACTTCCCTGATTGCAACCTGAAATTCGAAGACAGGAGTCTCCGGACCGCGTCCCCAGCGGCCTACCTCCCAGTGCGCCCGCAGAAACTTGATCTCGGGCTGCTTGGTGAGGTCGAGCAGCAAGGGATGCTGCCCACGATAAAACTTCTGGGGGAATGAGGCCAGCGACTTCGCTCCCCACGCAGCGCCGTCGGGTGAGCCAAAAATGCTCACGTCCAAAGATTCCTGCTCCACAATATCCGTAATCTCTAGCGTGAGCAGCAGGACACGATTTCCCGCACCACTCAGATCAACCACCGGACCGTCGCCTTTAGCAGTCACGGTGCTCTTGGGGACCAGAAACGTATCAATCATGGGCAGCATTCTAGCAAAGTGCCGCTGAATCCCCGGCGCTGAGTCGCTTCAGGCGCGCAAAGTCTCCAGGAACTGGCGGATCACGGTCGCCGCCTGTTTGGGCTGTTCGAAGACAGCATAGTGGCCCGCCTTCGCGATCACGCTCAGGTCGCAGCGTGGAATGTTCTGGCGCATGAGCTCGGCGTCGGCCACGGGAGTGAGGCCATCTTCATCGCCCACCAGCACCAGCGTGGGCACGTCTATGGTTTTTAGGGTCGGGATTGAGTCCGGCCGCTCGGCCATGCCGCGTTGCACGGCGGCAATATCTTCTGCGGACATCTTCATCATCATGCGGCGTGCGGCTGCGACCAGATCGGGACGTAACCCTTGCGTGCTCTTCCCCAGGAGCTTGGGTAGAAGACCGTCAATCACAAACTCGGGCCCGCGCTGGAGAGCATCTTCGGCGGACTTCAGCCGGTTGCTGCGGCCCTCAGGAGTATCCGCCGACGCCTTGGTGTCACACAAAATCAGTGCAGAGACGCGTTGCCGATTTCGCCGCCAGAATTCAAACAAGGTGTATCCGCCAATGGAGACGCCGGCAAACACGGCGCGACCGACGCCGGCATCGTCGCAGACGCGAACCAGATCGGCGGCGTGCTTTTCCATGGTGGCGGGGCCATCACCGGCGCCGGAATCGCCGTGGGCGCGCAGGTCAGGCAATACCAACCGGCGGTTGCGTGCCAGCATTTGCGCCGCCGGCAACCACATCTCGTGATTTGCCGGAAAGGCGTGCAGCAGCACCAAAGGCGGCCCCTCGCCAATAACTTCGTACGCGATTTCTGCGTCACCACTCTTGATGCGCGTCATATTAGCTATCGAGTACCCCCACCCCCTCCCCCCTGCCCGGCTGTGGAATCATACATTTGGCGAGTTTTTCCCGCCAAATCTTTGGTTTTGGGGAGGTTAGAGACAAAATCCTCCCGACAAAGAGGTTACCTGGCAACATCCGAGTGTTTTCCCGTTTTGGAAATGGGACGGATGATCAGGGCGGTTTATCAAAGAGCTAACAAGTAGAGCATCGTCGTTCCGTTTCTTAAACACGGAAACGATTGTGAGAAAAGAGGACTGTAATTGTCAAGCGATTGGCTTCGGTGAAAGCCATGCTGCGGCAAACAAACACACCGTAATTAAAGCTAAGAAAATGATAGGCAGGGCAAAGAAGTATCTCCAGCTTAAGATGGTGAGGACGCCGTAGCAAAGGGCGAACGTCCACGCAGTGCGGCGCAGGAGCGCCAAAGTCTGTGCCGGAAGGCCGGCGAGTTGCCAGGCCAATACTGCCGAGAATAGAAGAAACACAGACACAAAGAACCCAGCCCCAACAAAGAGGTCCCAATACGTCCGGCTGAACCCTTGCACGGTAAAGCGAATTGAGTGCATCGCAGCAAGAAGCGTGTCTATTCCCCATGCGGTGTCGGACTGGCGAAAGCCATAGGTGTGTCCGACGTCAAAAAGCAGCAGAAGAACAGCGGCACTTCGATAAAAGGTAGAGGCTTTCAAGTTGCCCTCCAGGTTTAATCTTCGTCCAGATATTCCTGCGGCACGTCGTCCTCCGGTACCTCACGGGTGTGGACTTCCCTTCCTTCGGTGTTGCCGGCTTCTTCCACGCCGGAGACGGCGTCAGCTTCAAAGGCATTCCCCTCCTCAACTAACTCTTCCACGCTCTCCGAATCAGCGCTGGGGCGGCGCGACAATCCCTGTAAATCTCCCGACTGTTCGCCTGAAAACGGTTGCCGAACTCGCGGCGAAAACGGCTGGGCGCCGCCACGCCGGCCCTGGCTGCGAGTTCGCTTCCTGGCGGCGGACCTTTTCTTCGGAGATCTCGCCCGAACACTGGTCTTCGTCACTTTCCTGGGACGCTTGCTTGGCTTTTTGCGGGCAGTTTTCTTTGACTGCTTCGGCTTTTTCTTCCTGTTCTTTTTAGTTGCCATGGGCGAAGTCTAGCACCGGCGCGTGCTGCGGCAAAGCTGTCGCCGAGGGCGTGCTAACAACCAAGCAAAGTGCTGTAATAGAAAAGATAACAATTGCGAAAATTTCACGGTAAACCTCATAAGAATTTCAGCAGCGCCTCGGTAGTCTCTTTCGGTTTCTCCTCCAGCATCCAATGACCTGTGTCCTTGAGCACGACCACAGTAACGTCTGTTGCAACCAGCTTGGTTTGTTGCGCGAGCGCATCTCCCAACGACTTCTCGCCGCCGATGCTCAGCACTGGCATGGTCAACTTGGTCCGAGAGAGTTCGGCAAAATCCTTTGCGGCTTGCTGGAAGGAGACGAAATAAGCCCACGCTGCGCGCATGCGCTCTGGCCGCGCATAAGCGGCGGTGTAGGCACGGCGATCGGCTTCGGGAAGGGAGCGGGTTTTGTGGGCTGCGAGGTCATTCCAGAAATACTCGAAGTAGGTGCGCTCGCGGCCTCGAACCAAAGCTTCAGGGGTGGGCCCATTAAAACGGAAATGCCATATGTTGGGGTTGTTGTAAACCGCCTCCCAACCCTCGACCCCCGGAAGGAACGCATCCATGAGCACGAGCTTTGTCACCTCGCTGGGAAACTGCGCGGCGTAAGCATAGGCGACCATCAGGCCGATGTCGTGCCCCACGACCTCTGCTTTTTGCACCCCGAGCGACTTCGCAAG of Terriglobales bacterium contains these proteins:
- a CDS encoding alpha/beta fold hydrolase, producing the protein MTRIKSGDAEIAYEVIGEGPPLVLLHAFPANHEMWLPAAQMLARNRRLVLPDLRAHGDSGAGDGPATMEKHAADLVRVCDDAGVGRAVFAGVSIGGYTLFEFWRRNRQRVSALILCDTKASADTPEGRSNRLKSAEDALQRGPEFVIDGLLPKLLGKSTQGLRPDLVAAARRMMMKMSAEDIAAVQRGMAERPDSIPTLKTIDVPTLVLVGDEDGLTPVADAELMRQNIPRCDLSVIAKAGHYAVFEQPKQAATVIRQFLETLRA
- a CDS encoding alpha/beta hydrolase, whose protein sequence is MKALLTPFLRVTVFGLVISPLLGIASADARQTIATHTANLGGGAISYMTSGRGTPLILLHGFAETSRMWKPIIPLLAEKFTVIAPDLPGIGDSAIPQSGLDMKNAAVRIHDLAKSLGVQKAEVVGHDIGLMVAYAYAAQFPSEVTKLVLMDAFLPGVEGWEAVYNNPNIWHFRFNGPTPEALVRGRERTYFEYFWNDLAAHKTRSLPEADRRAYTAAYARPERMRAAWAYFVSFQQAAKDFAELSRTKLTMPVLSIGGEKSLGDALAQQTKLVATDVTVVVLKDTGHWMLEEKPKETTEALLKFL
- a CDS encoding carboxypeptidase regulatory-like domain-containing protein; this encodes MVTALNLAALPGVAQLVGEPGNKGTLSGNVLTLDGRPVPDARVELRSLMAGEIAATGFTNPDGSFAFNHVPEGQYEVEVSSGVAQTSERVEVRQISDSLTVKMPRAQRQREQDGQQTISVNQLKVPERASSLFEKARQAFSQGRIDRAGELLDKAIAVFPNYAEALTLRGVVKLNANQVQQAAADVQHAIECDPSYGMAYMVMGAVLNSQGEFQQALRPLERAATLLPATWQVYFENSRALLGLNKFSEAIKQADKALSLNGNRAPMIHLVKGYAYVGLKNYSSATPELEAFLSGEPNGANSEHARLTLEGARTHLQNASARVSTLEHGVASGGNRETLGGKN